The sequence below is a genomic window from Ottowia sp. SB7-C50.
GTTGGCGCCGCATTCGGCCACCAGCGCCGTCACGCGCGCCAGCGAGCCGGGCACGTCGCGCGCGCTGACGACGATGCGCGCCAGGCGCCCTGATCGCACCATGCCGCGCCCAATGATGGCCGCCAGCAGCATCGGGTCGATGTTGCCGCCCGACAGCACCAGCCCCACGCGGCGGTCCTTGAACTGCTCTGGATGCCGCAGCAGCGCCGCCAGCGCCGCCGCGCCCGCGCCTTCGGACAGTGTTTTCTCGATCTCCAGCAGCATGACGATGGCCTGCTCGATGTCGCCCTCGTCCACCAGCAGCAGGTCATCGACGTGCTGGCGGATCAGCGGCAGGCACAGCGCGCCGGGGCTGCTGACGGCGATGCCCTCGGCGATGGTGCTGGCACCCTGTGGGTGCGCACTGCCGGTGATGGCGTTTACCGCGCCCGGAAAGCGCGCCGTCTGCACGCCCACCACGCGGATGCCGGGCTGGATCGCCTTGACCGCCGTCGCCACGCCGCTGATGAGGCCACCGCCGCCAATCGGCACCACCAACGTGTCCAGATCAGGCCGCTCGTCCAGCATCTCCAGCGCCAGCGTGCCCTGGCCGGCCATGATGGCGGGGTCGTCGAACGGGTGGACGAAAGTCAGCCCTTGCTCGCGCGCCAGGGCCCGTGCATGCTCGCTGGCGGCATCGAGCGTGTCGCCGTGCAGGATGACTTCGGCGCCGAAACCGCGCGTGCGCGCCACCTTCACGCCCGGGGTGAAGCGCGGCATGACGATGACGGCGCGAATGCCCAGCCGCTGCGCATGAAACGCCACGCCCTGCGCGTGGTTGCCGGCGCTCATGGCCACCACGCCGCGCGCACGCTCCTCATTCGATAGCTGCACCAGCTTGTTGCACGCGCCCCGCTCCTTGAACGAGGCGGTGAACTGCAGGTTTTCCATCTTCAGGAAAACGTGCGCGCCCGTCACCTGCGACAGCGTGCGCGATTCGACGCAGGGCGTGTCGAGCACCTGGCCCTGCAGGCGGGCGGCGGCGGCTTGGATGTCGGCGAGTTGGAGCATGGGCTGGATTGTCGCGTGGCTGAAGGCTCAAAAGGCCGCGAAGCAGGCCATGCCAGGGCGCGGCGGAGCGGGCTTGGCCCGGCCGCTCGCGTCGTCCCCCTGGGGGAAAGGCGGCCGAAGGCCGACTCAGGGGGAATCTATGCCCGCCGGCAACCCGAACAAGCGGTCAAACACCCAGGTGAAGACGAGGGTGTAGACCAGAAAGAACAGCAGCAGCCCCACGTCCAGCAGCAGCGCCTGCCACAGGCTCACGTCCAGCCACCAGGCGATGAACGGCACCAGCCACAGCAGCAGCCCGCCTTCAAAGCCGATGGCATGCGCGACGCGGCGCGCCACGCTGCGCCCGCGCGCCGGCTGGCGGCGTTCCCAGCGCTCGAACAGCGCGTTGAACACCAGGTTCCACACCACCGCAATGGCCGAACTGCCCACCGCCACGCCGCCCGAGCTGCCCATGCCGTGGTCGGTGAACGCGGCCAGCGCCACCGTCACCACGGCGATGGCGATCAGTTCGTAGAGCGCGACGTAGATCAGCCGGCGGCGCGGGCCCTGCAGCGACAGCAGCATCGGGAGAGGGGGCAGACATGTCGGGAATGTACCGAAGCCGATTGCGGCGCCGTCCGGCAACCGTGCTGCACAACACGGGCTACCATGTGCCGCTTGCTGTCACTGTCAACCGCCACCTTCCGTGCCGCGTGAAGGCTGGGCTTCCTCCGCTCCACCTTTGTCCATGTCGCCACTGCCCATCCTTCACGGCCCCGACGCCCCCGACCTGCTGCGCCACGAAATCCTGGCGGACATCTTCGAGGCCACGGCCGCCCGCGTACCGGACAAGACGGCGCTGATGTTCGACGCCCGCCGCGTGACCTACGCCGAGTTGAACCACGACGCCGACCGCGTGGCGCACCGGCTGATCGAGGCCGGCGTGCAGCCCGGCGACATGGTGGGCCTGTGGCACCCGCGCGGCATCGAGCTGCTGACGCTGCAGCTGGGCATTGCCAAGACCGGCGCCGCGTGGCTACCCTTCGACGCCGACGTGCCCACCGACCGCATCGCCGTCTGCCTGGACGACGCGGCCGCCAAGGCGCTATTGATTGATGAGCACCATGGGCAGTCTGCACGCGCGCAAAGCGACATTTCGGCACAGATTCTGACGGCGCATGAGCTGCTGGCGCCGCTGCCTGAAGGTACGGCCTTGAAGCGCCGCGAAGGCGCGCTGCCGGAGCACACCGCCTACGTCATCTACACCAGCGGCTCCACCGGCAAGCCCAAGGGCATCGCCATCACGCAGGGCAGCATCAGCCACTTTTTGCGCAGCGAGAACGCGCGCCTGGGCGTGCGCGAGGACGACCGCGTGTACCAGGGCTTTTCGGTCGCCTTCGACATGAGCTTCGAGGAGATCTGGATCAGCTACCTGGTCGGCGCCACGCTCTGGATAGCGCCGAAGGAGATTGCTGGCGACCCCGAGGCGCTGCCGCGCGCGCTGATCGAGAACGACGTGACGGTGCTGCACGCCGTGCCCACGCTGCTGGCGCTGTTCGCGCAGGACGTGCCGGGCCTGCGCATCATCAACCTGGGCGGCGAAATGTGCCCGCAGGCGCTGGTCGAAAAGTGGGCGCCGGGGCGACAGATGTTCAACACCTACGGCCCGACCGAGGCCACGGTGTCGGCGTCGCTGGCCGAGCTGAAGGCCGGCGAGCCGGTGACGATTGGCGAGGCGCTGCCCAACTACGGGCTGCTGGTCATCGAGGTGATCGACCCGGACAGCATCGTGAATGGCGTGGTGCCGCCGCTGAAGATATTGCCGTTTGGCGAAACCGGCGAGCTGTGCATCACCGGCCCTGGCGTGGCCGCCGGCTACCTGGGCCGGCCCGATCTGACGGCCGAGAAATTCCTGCCCAACCCCTGGGCGCGCAACGAACAAGAGGCGCGCCTGTACCGCACGGGCGACCTGGCCAAGGTCGAATACAAGAGCGACGGCACGCCGCAGATGCAGTGCCTGGGCCGCGCCGACGACCAGGTGAAGATTCGCGGCTTCCGCGTCGAGCTGGGCGAGATCGAGGCCGTGCTGGCCGACCAGCCCGGCGTGGGCACCACCGCCGTCCTGCTGCGCAAGGAAGGCGACATCGACCAGCTGGTGGCCTTCTACGTGCCCAGCGGTGCCACGCCGCCGGCGGTGAAGGACCTGCGCACCGGCCTGGCCGAAAAGCTGCCGCCCTACATGGTGCCGGCGCGCTTCGAGCCGCTGCCGGCCATGCCGCGCCTGCAAAGCGGCAAGATCGACCGCAAGGTGCTGAAAGCGCAGCCGCTGACGGCCGCCGCGCCCGCCGAAGGCAGCGACACGCCCGAGACGCCGGCCGAACAGGTGCTGTTTGCCGCGCTCGAAAAGCTGTTTCCGGGCCAGCCGATCCGGCGCGAGCTGGATTTCTTCAGCGACCTGGGCGGCCATTCGCTGTTTGCCGCGCGCATCACCAGCACGCTGCGGCAGGACCCGCGCTTTGCCCAGGCCACGGTGGCCGACATCTACCAGAACCGCAAGATCGGCCTGATCGCCGAGGCCCTGCAAGCCGGCATGATCGGCGCCGACGCCACGGCGGAGCGCCCGTTCCTGCTGCACAGCGCCTGGCGGCGCTGGCGCTGCGGCATCGCGCAAGGGGTGGCGATTCCGTTCCTGGTGCTGATCAAGATGGCCCAGTGGCTGGCGCCGTTTTTCATGTACCACTTCTTCACCGGCGATGCGGACGACACGGTCGGAAGAGCGGTCGCGATGTCGCTGCTGGCCTATCTGGGCGCCACGCTGGCCGCCTTTGCCGCCGCCTGGGCAGGCAAGTGGCTGATCGCGGGACGACTGAAGCCGGGGCGCTATCCGCTCTGGGGCTTGACGTACTTCCGCTGGTGGCTGACCGACCGGCTGATCGAAGCCGCGCCGGTGTACATGATCAGCGGCTCGTCGCTGTACCGCATGTGGCTGGGCGCGCTGGGCGCGCGCATCGGGCGCGACGTGGTGCTGGGCTCGATCACGCTGCGCGTGCCCGAGCTGCTGCGCGTGGGCGAAGGCAGCAGCATCGGCAACGGCGTCAACCTGGAGAACGCGCGCGTCGAAGGCGGCTGGCTGCATCTGGGCGCCATCGACATCGGGCGCAACGTCAGCGTCGGCTCCTACGTGGTGGTCGAGGGCAATACCCGCATCGACGACTGGGGCCACGTGGACGGCCAGTCGGCGCTGCAGGACGGCACGGTGGTGCCGGCGCGCAAGGTGTGGGCGGGCTCGCCGGCGCGCGAGCGCGGTGATTTCGACCCCGCCAGCCTGCCGCCGCGCCCGCCGGTCAGCGAAGCACGCCGCGTGCTGGAGGGCTTGTTCTTCGTCCTGGGGTCGCTGGCCATTGCCGTGCTGTTCTTCATGCCGGTGTTTCCCACCTTCATGCTGATCGACTGGCTGGACGTGCCGCAGATCTCGGTGCGTCCGCTGCTGGACGATGGCTCGATCACGGCGGTGCAGGCGTTTGGCCTGCGCTTCGTCAAGTTCTTCCTGCTGGCCTTGCCGGCCAGCGTGGTGATGATCGTGCTCACCGCGCTGATCTCGGCCGGCATCCGCTACGCCTTCCTGCCCAAGATGAAGGCCGGCTCGTGGCCGGTGCACAGCAACCGCTACCTGGGCAAATGGCTGGTCAACCAGATCCAGGAGTCGAGCCTGGCGGTGCTGCACGGCATCTACGCCACGGTGTATTCGGCCACCTGGTACCGGCTGCTGGGCGCCAAGGTGGGCAAGGAGACCGAGCTGTCGACCGCGCTGGGCGTGGTGCCCGACATGCTGACGCTGGGCGACGAATGCTTCATCGCCGACGCCGTGATGCTGGGCGACGAGCACATCGACGGCGGCTGGATGACGGTGCAGCCCACCGTGGTGTCGCGCCGCAGCTTTGTGGGCAACAGCGCCTACGTGCCCGACGGCACCACCATCCCCGAAAACGTGCTGATCGGCGTGATGAGCGCGGTGCCGCGCAACGCCACCATGCGCGACGGCGACACCTGGCTGGGCTCGCCGCCCATGCACCTGCCGGCGCGCGAGGTCAACAGCGGCTTTCCCGAGCACCTGACTTTTGCGCCCTCCCCCTGGCGCAAGCTGGGCCGCGGGCTGGTCGAGGCCTTCCGCATCGCCGCGCCGCACGCGCTGGTGATTGCCGCCGGCTACGCCATCGTGCTGGACGCGATGCCGCTGGCCGAACAGGACCGCTGGGGCGCCGTGGCGCTGGACCTGGCCGTGGGCGGCGTGGTGTTCGGCTTTGCCACCTTCCTGTTCGTGGCGCTGTTCAAGTGGCTGCTGCTGGGCCGCTACCGCCAGCGCGCGGTGCCGATGTGGACGCCGTTCGTCTGGCTGAGCGAAGCCGCCACCAACATGTACGAAGGCATCGCCGTGCCGTGGTTCCTGCGCTACCTGCGCGGCACGCCCTGGCTGTCGGACGCGCTCAACCTGCTGGGCGCCAAGATCGGGCGCGGCGTGTACCTGGACACCACCGACATGACCGAATTCGACTGCGTGCACATCGGCGACCACAGCGAACTGAACGCGCTGTGCTGCCCGCAGACGCACCTGTTTGAAGACCGCGTGATGAAGGTCGACCACGTGCGCATCGGCAGCCGCGTCACCCTGGGCCCGCGCTGCACCGTGCTGTATGGCGCGCAGGTGGGCGACGGGGCGCACCTGGGCCCGCTGACGCTGGTGATGAAGGGCGAGAACATTCCCGAGCGCACGCGCTGGCACGGCCTGCCGGCCGCGCCGTGGAGATCGAGTGCGCCGGCCTGATCGGCCTGCGGCATTCGCCCTCAGCGGGGACGACGCGGAGGGTCGGGCAGGCCCCGACCACGGCGTCCGGGCGTGGCGGGCGCCGTGGCGCTGTGTGTGGGCGGCCTGAGCGATGGTCTCTGAGGGCAATGCGCAGCCCACGCGCTGTGGCTTCGCCGGCGACGAAGCGCCCGGCGCCCCGCGCGTGTACGTGCTGCCCGCCCCGGTCGCGCCCGCCGGCGCCCCGCCCGAAGCGGCGCGTCGCCTGGCACGCCAGCACGCGCGCGCTGCGTTGCGCAGCCTGCTGGCGCATGACTTGGGTTGCGCGCCCGAAGCCATCGACCTCAGCGACACACGCGGTCAGCCGGTGCGCGCGGCCGGGCATGAACGCATCGGCCTGTCGATCAGCCACGAACATGCGCTGAGCCTGCTCGCGCTGTGCCCCGACGGCGCGGTTGGCGTGGATGTGGTCCGCGTACCCGCCGCCAGCGACGCCGACGAGCTGCGCCGCGCGGCGCATTTGTTTCTTGAGCCAAATATGGCTGCAGCGCTGGACCAGGAAGCGCATGAAGCTACTTTTTCAATAGCATTTGCCGCCGCGTGGGCGGCGCACGAAGCGCGCCTGAAATGCATCGGCCAGCCGCTCGTCGAATGGTCGTCCGCGCTGTCCGCGCGCCTGGCCGGCGTGCGCAGCGCCGCCGTCGAATTGCCGCCTTGGGCGGCGGCCGATCATGTGGCGGCGGTGGCGTGGCGCGCCGCCGGGCTGGGCGGCTGAGCTGTCCGGCGCGCGCCGCCCAAACGCTCGCGCCACCGCCCCTTCCGCGTCATCCCGCGAACGCGGGAATGCGCAAACCGTCATCGTCCCTGTGCCCGCGCTTGCGCAGACACCGTGGCGCATTCAAAGGCTCAGGCCGCGTCCCGATAAAACCCCGCCGCCTGCACGCCGCGCGGCGCCAGCGGCCCCACGGCATTCGCGATGGCGCCGATGTGGTCCGGCGTGGTGCCGCAGCAGCCGCCGACGATGTTGACCAGCCCCTCGGCGGCAAATTCGTGCACCAGGCGGCTGGTGACCTCGGGGGGTTTCGTCGAAGCCGGTATCGCTCATCGGGTTGGGCAGGCCGGCGTTGGGGTAGCAGCTGATGAAGGTGTCGGGCGCAGCGCGGTTGAGCTCCTGGATGTAGGGGCGCATCAGTGCGGCGCCCAGCGCGCAGTTCAGGCCCACCGACAGCGGCTGCGCGTGGCGCACGCTGTACCAGAAGGCGGTGACGGTCTGGCCGCTCAGCACGCGGCCTGACGCATCGGTCACCGTGCCGCTGATCATGATGGGCAGGCGTTCGCCGGTCTGCTCGAAGGCTTCGTCGATGGCGAACAGCGCGGCCTTGGCGTTGAGGGTGTCGAAGATGGTTTCGACCAGCAGCACATCGGCGCCGCCTTCGATCAGGCCCAGCGTCTGCTCCAGATAGGCAGCGCGCAGCTGCTCAAACGTCACGTTGCGCGCGCCGGGGTCGTTGACGTCGGGGCTGATGCTGGCCGTCTTGGGCGTGGGGCCCAGGGCGCCGGCGACGAAGCGCGGCTTGTCGGGCGTGCTGTACTGGTCGCACGCCGCGCGGGCGAGGCGGGCCGATTCGACGTTCATCTCGCGCGCAAGATGCGCCATGTCGTAGTCGGCCTGCGCGATGCTGGTGGCGCCGAAGGTGTTGGTCTCGATCAGGTCGGCGCCCGCGGCCAGGTACTGCTCGTGAATGGCGCCGATGACGTCGGGCCGGGTCAGCGACAGCAATTCGTTGTTGCCCTTCACATCGCGCGGGAAGTCCTGGAAGCGCTCGCCGCGAAACTGCGCCTCGGTCAGCTTGAAGCGCTGGATCATGGTGCCCATAGCGCCATCCAGAATGACGAGGCGTTGACGCAGGATGTCGGGCAGTTGGGCGGCGCGGGTGTAGGCGGGCAGTGTCATGCGTGCCATTGTAGAAAGTCGGTGCATGAACGCGGGTGAGCCGTCAAATTGGCCGCCGGCGCCCTGGGGACAAGCGCAAGCAGCTATCAAAACAGCAGCAATCAGACTTGATGGCCAGCACGCCGCGCAAACGCCAGCGCCGTTTGCAGCAGGCGTTCCAGCGTCGGCTGGATGCGCGCGGCCTGCTCGGGCAGGTAGTCGAAGGGCATCGCCTCTTGCATGTAGCTGCTTTGCGTCATTTCCAGCTGCACCGCGTGCACGCCTTCGTGCGGACGGCCGTGCGCGCGCGTGATGTGGCCGCCCTTGAATCGGCCATTGAGCACCGCCGTGAAACCGGGCGCCGATCCGGCCACGCGCAGCAGCTCTTGCGCCAGCTCGGGCGCGCAACTGGTGCCGTCCGCCGTGCCCAGGTTCAGATCGGGCAACTTGCCGTCGAAGAAGCGCGGCAGCACGGAGCGGATCGAGTGCGCGTCCCACAGCACCGCCACGCCGTGCGCGGCGCGGATGCGCGCCAGCTCGGCCGCCAGCGCATCGTGGTACGGCTGCCAGAGGGCGGCGCGGCGCTCGGCCACCTCATCGGCGGCCGGCTCGTCGGCGGCATCGCGGTAAATCCGCTCGCCATCGAAATCGTCGACCGGGCACAGCGCCGTCACGCTCTGGCCGGGGTACAGGCTGGCGCCGTCTGGCGGGCGATTCAGGTCGATCACGTAGCGCGAATGCGTGGCGACGAGCAACGACGCACCCAGCCCCCGCGCAAAGTCGTACAGGCGCGGCAGATGCCAGTCGGTGTCGTGCACCTCGCGCGCCTTGGGCGTCAACCGCGCCGAAAGGTCAGGCGGGACGTGCGTGCCGACATGGGGGAACGAGATCAGCAGAGGGGCGCTGCCGGGGTGAAGGTGAAAGGGCGCAGGGGTGGTCATGGGGCGTGGGCATGCTGGCAGTCGCACAGCCAAGCCTACACGTGCCGAGGCCCTTTGCCGCCGCTGCCCACCAAGCCCACTCATGAGCGAACTCATTCTCTACACCACCGAAGACGGCCGCAGCCAGATCAAGCTGCGGGCTGATCAGCAAACCGTGTGGCTGACTCAGCTTGATATGGCCGAGTTGTTTG
It includes:
- a CDS encoding threonine ammonia-lyase, giving the protein MLQLADIQAAAARLQGQVLDTPCVESRTLSQVTGAHVFLKMENLQFTASFKERGACNKLVQLSNEERARGVVAMSAGNHAQGVAFHAQRLGIRAVIVMPRFTPGVKVARTRGFGAEVILHGDTLDAASEHARALAREQGLTFVHPFDDPAIMAGQGTLALEMLDERPDLDTLVVPIGGGGLISGVATAVKAIQPGIRVVGVQTARFPGAVNAITGSAHPQGASTIAEGIAVSSPGALCLPLIRQHVDDLLLVDEGDIEQAIVMLLEIEKTLSEGAGAAALAALLRHPEQFKDRRVGLVLSGGNIDPMLLAAIIGRGMVRSGRLARIVVSARDVPGSLARVTALVAECGANVQEIHHQRAFTLLAAQNVEIEMVLQTRDAAHIEELLARLKAEGLEARWLGGK
- a CDS encoding PACE efflux transporter, with the translated sequence MLLSLQGPRRRLIYVALYELIAIAVVTVALAAFTDHGMGSSGGVAVGSSAIAVVWNLVFNALFERWERRQPARGRSVARRVAHAIGFEGGLLLWLVPFIAWWLDVSLWQALLLDVGLLLFFLVYTLVFTWVFDRLFGLPAGIDSP
- a CDS encoding Pls/PosA family non-ribosomal peptide synthetase, with the translated sequence MSPLPILHGPDAPDLLRHEILADIFEATAARVPDKTALMFDARRVTYAELNHDADRVAHRLIEAGVQPGDMVGLWHPRGIELLTLQLGIAKTGAAWLPFDADVPTDRIAVCLDDAAAKALLIDEHHGQSARAQSDISAQILTAHELLAPLPEGTALKRREGALPEHTAYVIYTSGSTGKPKGIAITQGSISHFLRSENARLGVREDDRVYQGFSVAFDMSFEEIWISYLVGATLWIAPKEIAGDPEALPRALIENDVTVLHAVPTLLALFAQDVPGLRIINLGGEMCPQALVEKWAPGRQMFNTYGPTEATVSASLAELKAGEPVTIGEALPNYGLLVIEVIDPDSIVNGVVPPLKILPFGETGELCITGPGVAAGYLGRPDLTAEKFLPNPWARNEQEARLYRTGDLAKVEYKSDGTPQMQCLGRADDQVKIRGFRVELGEIEAVLADQPGVGTTAVLLRKEGDIDQLVAFYVPSGATPPAVKDLRTGLAEKLPPYMVPARFEPLPAMPRLQSGKIDRKVLKAQPLTAAAPAEGSDTPETPAEQVLFAALEKLFPGQPIRRELDFFSDLGGHSLFAARITSTLRQDPRFAQATVADIYQNRKIGLIAEALQAGMIGADATAERPFLLHSAWRRWRCGIAQGVAIPFLVLIKMAQWLAPFFMYHFFTGDADDTVGRAVAMSLLAYLGATLAAFAAAWAGKWLIAGRLKPGRYPLWGLTYFRWWLTDRLIEAAPVYMISGSSLYRMWLGALGARIGRDVVLGSITLRVPELLRVGEGSSIGNGVNLENARVEGGWLHLGAIDIGRNVSVGSYVVVEGNTRIDDWGHVDGQSALQDGTVVPARKVWAGSPARERGDFDPASLPPRPPVSEARRVLEGLFFVLGSLAIAVLFFMPVFPTFMLIDWLDVPQISVRPLLDDGSITAVQAFGLRFVKFFLLALPASVVMIVLTALISAGIRYAFLPKMKAGSWPVHSNRYLGKWLVNQIQESSLAVLHGIYATVYSATWYRLLGAKVGKETELSTALGVVPDMLTLGDECFIADAVMLGDEHIDGGWMTVQPTVVSRRSFVGNSAYVPDGTTIPENVLIGVMSAVPRNATMRDGDTWLGSPPMHLPAREVNSGFPEHLTFAPSPWRKLGRGLVEAFRIAAPHALVIAAGYAIVLDAMPLAEQDRWGAVALDLAVGGVVFGFATFLFVALFKWLLLGRYRQRAVPMWTPFVWLSEAATNMYEGIAVPWFLRYLRGTPWLSDALNLLGAKIGRGVYLDTTDMTEFDCVHIGDHSELNALCCPQTHLFEDRVMKVDHVRIGSRVTLGPRCTVLYGAQVGDGAHLGPLTLVMKGENIPERTRWHGLPAAPWRSSAPA
- a CDS encoding 4'-phosphopantetheinyl transferase superfamily protein is translated as MVSEGNAQPTRCGFAGDEAPGAPRVYVLPAPVAPAGAPPEAARRLARQHARAALRSLLAHDLGCAPEAIDLSDTRGQPVRAAGHERIGLSISHEHALSLLALCPDGAVGVDVVRVPAASDADELRRAAHLFLEPNMAAALDQEAHEATFSIAFAAAWAAHEARLKCIGQPLVEWSSALSARLAGVRSAAVELPPWAAADHVAAVAWRAAGLGG
- the hutG gene encoding N-formylglutamate deformylase; translated protein: MTTPAPFHLHPGSAPLLISFPHVGTHVPPDLSARLTPKAREVHDTDWHLPRLYDFARGLGASLLVATHSRYVIDLNRPPDGASLYPGQSVTALCPVDDFDGERIYRDAADEPAADEVAERRAALWQPYHDALAAELARIRAAHGVAVLWDAHSIRSVLPRFFDGKLPDLNLGTADGTSCAPELAQELLRVAGSAPGFTAVLNGRFKGGHITRAHGRPHEGVHAVQLEMTQSSYMQEAMPFDYLPEQAARIQPTLERLLQTALAFARRAGHQV